A single region of the Streptomyces caelestis genome encodes:
- a CDS encoding extracellular catalytic domain type 1 short-chain-length polyhydroxyalkanoate depolymerase, with amino-acid sequence MPATPHPSTRRPLRSTLLALLAGLLPLLAATVLTASAAAAREPARDSAPEKAVATATLAEVTDFGTNPSNLRMYLYVPESVRPNPAVVVAVHWCTGSGPDMYNGTEYDTLADQYGFIVLYPSVTRSSKCFDVSSPQALRRGGGSDPVGIKSMIDWVTRTYDADTGRVFATGISSGAMMTNVLLGDYPDVFAAGAAFSGVPFACFATTDGSEWNSNCSGGTITRTPKEWGDLVRNAYPGYSGPRPRMQIWHGTEDDVLRYPNFGEQIKQWTNVQGVSQTPAATDTPQSGWIRTRYGGTGDQAPVEAVSLQGVGHNLYAHGMASRVLTFFGLDKPGPAPQPQPGACKVTAAVNAWNTGLTASVTITNTGTTTVNGWKLGFTIPAGQTITGGWGATYTPSSGSVTAANASYNGTIAPGASVSIGYQAGHGGNSAAPAAFTLNGTACATG; translated from the coding sequence GTGCCTGCCACCCCCCACCCCTCGACGAGGAGACCGCTGCGGTCGACGCTCCTCGCCCTCCTCGCCGGGCTGCTGCCGCTGCTCGCGGCCACGGTGCTCACCGCATCCGCGGCCGCCGCCCGCGAGCCCGCCCGTGATTCAGCCCCTGAGAAGGCCGTAGCCACCGCGACCCTCGCCGAGGTCACCGACTTCGGTACGAACCCCAGCAACCTGCGGATGTACCTGTACGTGCCGGAGAGCGTCAGGCCGAACCCGGCGGTGGTGGTCGCCGTGCACTGGTGCACCGGCTCGGGCCCGGACATGTACAACGGCACCGAGTACGACACGCTGGCGGATCAGTACGGGTTCATCGTGCTCTACCCGTCCGTCACACGCAGCAGCAAGTGCTTCGACGTCTCCTCGCCCCAGGCACTGCGCCGCGGCGGCGGCAGCGACCCGGTCGGCATCAAGTCGATGATCGACTGGGTGACCCGCACCTACGACGCCGACACCGGCCGGGTGTTCGCCACCGGCATCTCCTCCGGCGCGATGATGACGAACGTCCTGCTCGGCGACTACCCCGACGTGTTCGCGGCGGGCGCCGCCTTCTCCGGCGTGCCGTTCGCCTGCTTCGCCACCACCGACGGCTCCGAGTGGAACAGCAACTGCTCGGGCGGCACGATCACCCGCACCCCGAAGGAGTGGGGCGACCTGGTCCGGAACGCGTACCCCGGTTACAGCGGCCCCCGCCCGCGGATGCAGATCTGGCACGGCACCGAGGACGACGTCCTGCGCTACCCCAACTTCGGGGAGCAGATCAAACAGTGGACGAACGTGCAGGGCGTGAGCCAGACCCCGGCCGCCACCGACACACCCCAGTCCGGCTGGATCCGCACCCGCTACGGCGGCACGGGCGACCAGGCGCCCGTGGAAGCCGTCAGCCTCCAGGGCGTCGGCCACAACCTGTACGCCCACGGCATGGCATCCCGGGTGCTCACCTTCTTCGGCCTCGACAAGCCGGGCCCGGCTCCCCAGCCCCAGCCCGGCGCCTGCAAGGTGACGGCCGCGGTGAACGCCTGGAACACCGGCCTGACCGCCTCCGTGACGATCACCAACACCGGTACGACGACGGTCAACGGCTGGAAGCTCGGTTTCACGATCCCCGCCGGGCAGACGATCACGGGCGGCTGGGGCGCCACGTACACGCCCTCGTCCGGGTCGGTGACCGCTGCCAACGCGTCCTACAACGGCACCATCGCGCCCGGCGCGAGCGTGAGCATCGGCTACCAGGCCGGTCACGGCGGCAACAGCGCCGCTCCGGCCGCGTTCACGCTCAACGGGACGGCGTGCGCGACCGGTTGA
- a CDS encoding FAD-dependent oxidoreductase yields MLRVAVVGSGPSGCYTAQSLVQQNPEVRVDVLDRLPCPYGLVRYGVAPDHEKIKSLQNNLRTILEHDRVRFLGGVQAGPGGVPVARLRELYHAVVYCVGAATDRHLGIPGEELPGSWSATQFVSWYSAHPDAVDAGFLREARSAVVIGVGNVAVDVTRMLARGLAELSPTDMPQAALATLAASQVTEIHMVGRRGPSQARFTTKELRELGTLPETDVIVDPAELALDPGYTDPSALPAVQRRNVEVLRGWAETPPSGAPRRIRLRFFLRPAALLAERGHVGAVRFERTAPDGHGGVTGTGWFEDVEAQLALRSVGYRGVPLEGLPFDPDSGTVPNLAGRVLREGVVTPGEYVAGWIKRGPTGVIGTNRPCAKETATSLLEDAPALAMKAVPDDPLAALRAEGTDAVEWTGWQSIERAEAELGASLGRGVVKLPDWQSLMNAAQGNRL; encoded by the coding sequence GTGCTGCGAGTCGCCGTCGTAGGCTCCGGGCCGAGCGGGTGCTACACCGCCCAGAGCCTCGTCCAGCAGAACCCCGAGGTGCGCGTCGACGTCCTGGACCGGCTGCCGTGCCCGTACGGCCTGGTCCGCTACGGCGTGGCTCCGGACCACGAGAAGATCAAGTCGCTCCAGAACAACCTGCGCACCATCCTGGAGCACGACCGGGTCCGGTTCCTCGGAGGTGTCCAGGCGGGCCCCGGCGGGGTGCCGGTCGCCCGGCTGCGGGAGCTCTACCACGCGGTGGTGTACTGCGTGGGCGCCGCCACCGACCGGCATCTGGGCATCCCCGGGGAGGAGCTGCCGGGCAGCTGGTCGGCGACGCAGTTCGTGTCCTGGTACAGCGCCCACCCGGACGCCGTGGACGCCGGATTCCTGCGGGAGGCCCGGTCGGCCGTGGTGATCGGCGTCGGGAATGTCGCCGTGGACGTCACCCGGATGCTGGCGCGCGGCCTGGCCGAGCTCAGCCCGACCGACATGCCACAGGCGGCCCTGGCCACACTGGCGGCGAGCCAGGTGACAGAGATCCACATGGTGGGCCGGCGCGGCCCGTCCCAGGCCCGCTTCACCACCAAGGAGCTACGCGAACTGGGCACCCTGCCGGAGACCGACGTCATCGTGGACCCGGCGGAGCTGGCCCTGGACCCCGGATACACCGACCCGTCCGCCCTGCCCGCCGTACAGCGCCGCAACGTGGAGGTCCTGCGTGGCTGGGCCGAGACACCGCCGAGCGGCGCCCCCCGCCGGATCCGGCTGCGCTTCTTCCTCCGTCCGGCCGCACTGCTCGCCGAGCGGGGCCACGTGGGCGCGGTACGGTTCGAGCGGACGGCACCGGACGGGCACGGCGGCGTGACGGGCACGGGCTGGTTCGAGGACGTCGAGGCGCAGTTGGCGCTGCGCTCGGTGGGCTATCGCGGAGTGCCGCTGGAAGGGCTGCCGTTCGACCCGGACAGCGGCACGGTGCCGAATCTGGCCGGGCGCGTCCTGCGCGAGGGCGTCGTCACACCCGGCGAGTACGTGGCCGGCTGGATCAAGCGGGGCCCGACGGGCGTCATCGGTACGAACCGCCCCTGCGCGAAGGAGACGGCGACATCGCTGCTGGAGGACGCCCCCGCGCTCGCCATGAAGGCCGTACCCGACGACCCCCTCGCGGCCTTGCGCGCCGAAGGCACCGACGCGGTCGAATGGACGGGCTGGCAGTCGATCGAGCGAGCGGAGGCGGAACTGGGCGCATCGCTGGGCCGCGGAGTGGTCAAGCTCCCGGACTGGCAGTCCCTGATGAACGCCGCGCAGGGCAACAGGCTCTAA